One Aegilops tauschii subsp. strangulata cultivar AL8/78 chromosome 2, Aet v6.0, whole genome shotgun sequence genomic window, attctgtaatatatagcttcgtaatatatagacatgtctaatatttgTTAGTGGGGATATTAAGGGGTGGGTTAGGTACTCAATGCGATTTGTGTTGCAGATGGCTAAGGGTACTCAGTGGGTGCTTAGCCCTATTGTTCATGTCCAAGGCTTTTCTCCAAGTGTTCTGCAAGTTAGTGAAGTGGACCTCACTTTTGATTGGTTGAAGACTAAATTCATGTTGAAGCAAGGGTTGAAGGAAGACGATTTTGTGTACTACGTCAGCAGGAAGCAGTCAGATGGGCCTGGGGAAAGAAAATTGATTGACATAACTGATGATGGCAAGATTCAAGAAATGCTGAGCGAATGGGAATGGAAAAGGGTTGTTGAGTTGCATTGCTACAGGAAACCGAGTTATATGTGATGAATTTGTCATTCGAGATCCGCCTCCTcgccaggccagacgtcgtcatTGACGCTCCTatctatcagtagagacattaccatctatttctgtgtgagacttatgtctattctatgtatgagaaaaatgactatgtacttatgtacgagacatatgcctactctattttagtactctgttttcggaactacaagatcatatttagatagaacataatattcatataacgagacattacaaacaactagatagaactacatctaaattaaatggcacgtaactgaactcacaacatacagcataaaaactacatgaagtcatcatcgtcatcctcgatcgatgcagaactcttgcccttcgacgatgaagaactcttgcccttcgacgatgaagaactcttgcccttcgacgatgcagaacccggaagcggcggcatgaagatatcatcttcgtcctcgctctcctcagtccataaacatggattatttgctgcaatccttctgaaagtttcactcttcggcaccactaccttcttccacctgtcatgcaacctaagaagttctttacgtacctcctcataggtcctttcaggccacccagacctacgtaattggtgagccaactcattcattatggtgtcactaccggtgagttcgtcccatggaactatcctattatccatcctgaaatcggtagctagcctcagaagagtcctgctcagcccagggtgaaaactacgatcgaaaggataatgggacatctcaactacactacactgcaatgcttatccacctccgtctgaagggggttttataggtagacaggagaaaatggcgggaaagaacgactgcggtatggcgagaaatgggtggcgggaaacaggtggcgggaaagggttggcgggaaacgggtggcgggaaacgggtggcgggaaatgggtggcgggaaacgggtggcgggaaagggTTCTGCGAAATACGTCAAAGTTTTACAAAATAAAACCAGCGCTCATTCCGAAAAAAAATATTGGCACATgcaccagtcggcccacagcaggccaacTGAGCCTAGTCGGCCCACTGCAGGCCTATCGGCCAACTGCAGACCGACTGGGCTTGATCTGGTGGCCGACAGCCCAATCGGCCAGCAGCAAGCTGATGGGCCACtagtcggcctgctgtgggctgacggggctcagtcggcctgcagcgggccgacggtgtattatttttgaaaattcttttttcagcgtaatatttctgtaatttaataaaaaaatgtattatttaaaaaaaatagcaCGTTTTTGTACGCTAAACTAGTTTTAAAAACGTACTCCCTCTCTCTCAATTTACAAGGCATGCGTATATCCCTAGGTCGTCAATTTAACCAACCTGATACAAGTCAAATATTACAAAAAACATACCAATATAAACGGCATATGTTCTATTTTGAAACGGTATAACTTTTGTGTTATGTAGTTTATATTAGGTGATAAAATTGACAACCTAGGTATACGTGCAGGACTCGTAAACTGAGACGTAGGGAGTATAATATTTTGGTACGGAGAGAATAGCATCTTAGTAAAGGGGACATAGTCTTTTTCTGACCGAGCTAGGTTGGCCGCATCCGGACGATGAAGACGTAGACTCCTTTGGTGTATTCGGCATTTGGTCTGCTTTGATGTTTCTCTCAGCTGGCGGGGCCAAGTTGAAGCCGGTCGCTTGGAAAATGAAACAAGCAGCCAGCACCAGCAGGACTTGGGCGTAGACCTTAGTTGACGGTCAAGCAAGGTTTCCTTCCAGGCACCTTCCTCAACTTGTTGATGTCGACCCTTGATCATGACCTGCATGTATGTACTTGCTCTGTAAAATAATATAAAAACGTTTAGAACTTCAGCTCACTACTTTaataatctaaacactcttatatttcctTACAAAATGTAAGGGAGTACCTACCTCAAGTCACAGAGTTGTGGTGAGCGAGATACTGAAACACAGAGAATGCTCTAATTAAGGAGCATTTCTAGCGTAAAAATCTCTAAAATAACCGCATTCGAGTGGTTAGTACAATTGTCACTGAAATGGAGCATTCCAAAATATAGTGTGAAAAAGAGCCTAAAGCGCTCACGGGCCAAATGAAAACTTTGGGGAGTATGGTTAGGCCAGTCAACGCTGCTCTGCATTTTGGGACTATGGTTAGGCCAGTCAACGTGCACCATTACTTGACTGAATGATTCGGCCAGTCAACCAGGCGTCCAAAGCCTGAGCAGCTTCCACGCAGCTTCTGCTTACACTACACCCAAGCCCTCGTATACATAACAAAAGCTTCGGTTCATGTAACGAGCAATCATAAGTTCATAACACAAATGGCAGCGGTGAGCGCCTCTCCGGCCCTCCACTCACTGCCTTTCCTTCTCCTGCTCCTCGTCGCTGCCGGCGAGGCCACCATGTTAAACATCACCAACCGATGCTCCTACACCGTGTGGCCGGCAGCCATGCCCGTTGGCGGTGGCGTGCAGCTCGACCCGGGGGCGACGTGGACCCTCAACGTCTCCGGGCTCGCCTCCCACGGGCGCGTGTGGGCGCGCACGGGCTGCTCATTCAACGGCAGAGGCAACGGTTCATGCCAGACGGGCGACTGCGGCGGCATGCTCGCCTGCAAGGCCTACGGCCGCCCGCCCAACACGATGGCTGAGTTCACAATCGGCCAGTTCAACAACACCGACTTCTTCGACTTGTCCTTCGTCGACGGCTTCAACGTGCCCATGGACTTCCTGCCAGTGCAGGACCAGGGAGGTCCAGGGTGCGGCAAAGGGCCACGCTGCGCTGCCAACATCACATCGCAGTGCCCAAGCGAGTTGACAGCCCCTGGGGGTTGCAACAACGCGTGCACTGTGTTCAAGCAGGACAGGTACTGCTGCACCGGGAATGCAGCGTACAATTGCGAACCCACCAAATACTCGTTGTTGTTTCAGCAAATCTGCCCGGATGTCTACGATTACTCCATGGATGCTGACTGGAAGAAGACGTTCACTTGCCCGTTGGGGACCAACTACCAGATCGTCTTCTGCCCATCGATCAATCTAAATACTTCTTTGCCAAGCACGGGATCGTCGTCATCCAGCAAACGGCGCATTGGTCTGATTCTAGGTACTGTGGTCGGTTTCATCTTAATTGCCGGATTCCTCCTTTTTTTCGTGCATAGACGAAGAACGCGACGACACCGGGagatggaggaagaggaggaagagtTTGGGAAGCTACAAGGAACACCAATGAGGTTCACATTTCATCAGTTAGAAGTAGCAACCGAGCAGTTTAGAGACAAGCTTGGCGAAGGAGGGTTTGGTTCTGTGTTTGAGGGACAGCTTGGTGGGGAAAGGATTGCAGTAAAACGTTTGGATCAAGCAGGTCAAGGAAAGAAAGAATTCTCAGCAGAGGTTCAGACGATCGGCAGCATCCACCATATCAATCTGGTGAAACTAATTGGTTTCTGCGTAGAGAAATCACATAGGCTCTTGGTATACGAGTATATGCCCAAAGGATCCTTGGACAGATGGATATATTGTCACGATGATAATATTGATCCTCCCTTGGATTGGAGCACGCGATGCAAGATTATCACTCACATAGCTAAGGGTCTCTCTTATCTCCACGAGGAATGCACGAAAAGAATTGCTCATTTAGATGTTAAACCACAAAATATTCTCTTAGATGACAACTTCAATGCCAAACTTTCTGATTTTGGATTATGCAAGCTCATTGATAGGGATATGAGCCAAGTAGTTACTCGAATGAGAGGCACACCTGGATATTTAGCTCCAGAATGGTTGACCTCACAAATCACAGAAAAGGCTGATGTCTATAGCTTCGGCATTGTTGTAATAGAAATCATCAACGGAAGACAGAATCTCGACCCTTCCCGGTCCGAAGAGAGCATGCATCTTATTACCCTTTTGGAAAAAAAGGTGAAGCATGATAACTTGGTAGATATGATTGACAAGACCAGTAAAGATATGCAAGCACACGAGCAAGATGTAATTCAGATGATGATGCTCGCGATGTGGTGTTTGCAAATTGATTGCAAAAGAAGGCCTAAAATGTCCGAGGTAGTCAAGGTCTTGGAAGGTACCATGAATGCAGAGAGCAATATAGATCATAACTTTGTTGCAACGAATCAAGTGAATTTCCGCATTGCTGACAATGCAGCTTCTTCAGTTCCACCTCTAGCCTCACATGTATCAGGCCCCAGGTGAAATGAGGCAATCCTGACAACATAGGCAATTAGATTATGAGCAGGACAGGAGATTTTCTTTTGTAAAGCAAAAGCCATGTTCTGTTGTATTTTGTCAAACTACTACAATCTGAAGTGCCTATTCTTCACTTAATTTCGCTTTAATTGCTTTGTCCAGTTATCCATCTGAGAATTGCAAAAAATATTAGAGTTGCTGAACTTGAAATCAATAGCATGTTTGAAAATGCCACTTAAAAAATCAGAGAAATGCACAGATGACTTAAATCTTTTGAATTAAGAGAATTGTTAAATTGCAGATATATTGGaaatgctctctctctctctctctctctctctctctctctgaaagAAAGGGGTCTCTGCCCGCTCCATCTTTTATAAATGAAGCAGAGAGAAAACCAAGAGTTCAGAGTTCAGGACCGGGCATATAGCCCACCACCATACCGAAACCTCAGGCAAATCACTTGAGATAACTTACAATTTTGTTGGTTGATGggcatttttttccttttctgttcGACAGCTAGAGGGTCTTTCTATGTTTTAAGCAGAATATTTAAGATTTTGAGTTCGTAAAGCTGTGTCGAAGGGATGAAAGCATCATTGCACTGAATGCAGCTACAGGGGCTGCATACTGCACCAGAACTATATTCTTGGAACTTTGGGACAATATCAGATGCTTTTACAGCTATGAAATGTTTTTGCTGGGACATGGAAATCGTGAATAGGAGGAAGCCCGATGAGAGATCCATGTACTGATAACCAAAATGAACTCTGTGAGAGAATAACCGAGCACCGGGCAACAACTGGATTTGACGAGCAAAACTTGCCAATTCTAATAAACCAAAGCTATAAATTGTAGAACTACAACGGTACTGTTCTTTGACATATGCACATCACTATATCAGTGATGCAAGTCTATGTCACATTTGGTTTCTACTCGATTAGCTTCCATGCTGCAAGCTGCAACAGTCAACCAGATAATGCGATGGCATTGCAGGAGATCATCCAACAATTTGCAATGTTATTAGTAGTTGGAAGGTGTGCAGAACGTTGCTGCTCTTACCTTGAATGCGGCTCGTGTGGTTTTTGACTGAACCGCTCGTATGATTTATCCCCATTCAGCCATTCTTGGCCTTCAGGTGGCATACATGTGTGTGAGTTTTTCTTCGTCGAACTGTTGCCTGAGTGAGTAATTGACATGAGACTTACCTCAGTCGACGAGGATTAAGGGGGGATGAGACCGCAGACGGCGACGAGGTTCCTCGTGGGCCCCCTCTCCGGAGGCCGGCGATTAggagcggcggggcggcgcgccTCGAGATGGGAAGTAGGGGAAAGATGTGATGCCAGGGAGGGAGGATTGACGGCGAGGAATGGCCGAGGCTCGTGCAAGAGGAGAGGCCATTGGGCAGTTCGCCGGCGCCGTCGCCGCAGACGGGCAAGGTTGGTGGTGGAGGAACTGTATGAGCTGGCCCGCCTCGCGCGGCCCAGTTGTCGTCAAGTACGCAGCTGAGCCCACTAATTGTCGCAGCGAGAACGTCCATTAGTATTTGGGCCTCCATCTGGGCCGCATAAATTTGATCGAAGGCGTCTACAGGTCCAGGACTGCCTCGCTGACATATGCAGCCGCCGGCGAGCACCGTCGCTCGCGACAGGAAAGGTCCTCCTCGGGACGGCGGCCGCCGCTCGCCGGAGAACAGGGAACGAACAAATGTGTGGGCATACCCTGCGACAGATTGCGAAGTTCCGAACACGCACGTTGTGTTTTTTTTTTGAACCGTGCTATCCCTACGACAGTTCACGTACGAATTTAGTCCGACAGAGCAGATCCAACCGTCGCAATCCCTTGCCACGCCGCCGGCGACATCGCGGACGACGACCTCCGCGACGTCTTCGAGCGCCTGCCTG contains:
- the LOC109766495 gene encoding PR5-like receptor kinase — its product is MAAVSASPALHSLPFLLLLLVAAGEATMLNITNRCSYTVWPAAMPVGGGVQLDPGATWTLNVSGLASHGRVWARTGCSFNGRGNGSCQTGDCGGMLACKAYGRPPNTMAEFTIGQFNNTDFFDLSFVDGFNVPMDFLPVQDQGGPGCGKGPRCAANITSQCPSELTAPGGCNNACTVFKQDRYCCTGNAAYNCEPTKYSLLFQQICPDVYDYSMDADWKKTFTCPLGTNYQIVFCPSINLNTSLPSTGSSSSSKRRIGLILGTVVGFILIAGFLLFFVHRRRTRRHREMEEEEEEFGKLQGTPMRFTFHQLEVATEQFRDKLGEGGFGSVFEGQLGGERIAVKRLDQAGQGKKEFSAEVQTIGSIHHINLVKLIGFCVEKSHRLLVYEYMPKGSLDRWIYCHDDNIDPPLDWSTRCKIITHIAKGLSYLHEECTKRIAHLDVKPQNILLDDNFNAKLSDFGLCKLIDRDMSQVVTRMRGTPGYLAPEWLTSQITEKADVYSFGIVVIEIINGRQNLDPSRSEESMHLITLLEKKVKHDNLVDMIDKTSKDMQAHEQDVIQMMMLAMWCLQIDCKRRPKMSEVVKVLEGTMNAESNIDHNFVATNQVNFRIADNAASSVPPLASHVSGPR